Sequence from the Flavobacterium sp. TR2 genome:
ATAAAAAGCAACGACAAACCAACCATAATGGTTTTTAATAAAATCGATGCCTACAAACATCTTACTATCGATGAAGATGATTTGATTACAGAGAGAACCAGAAAACACTGGACGCTTGACGAGTGGAAACAAACATGGATGAGCAATGTGGGGCAGGACAAAGCGCTGTTTATTTCTGCAAGAAATAAAGAGAATTTTGAAGAATTTAGAGAAACAGTTTATGAAGCGGTTCGCCAAATTCATATTACGCGTTTTCCTTACAACAATTTCTTATATCCAGATTACAAGGATGCAGTTGAAAAAGATGACGAAGAATAAAATAGAAACGGCTTTTGAGAAATCAAAAGCCGTTTTTGTTTTGCTACAGAAATCTAGTCAAACAATAATTAAAATCCGAAATTAATTCCTAAACCAAATACTTCTCTCGTTTGAAGTCCTGCAAATGCATTATCATCATAAATAGCCTGAAAAGATAAATTAGCAGATAAAAACTTATTGATTTTCATAATGACATTTAGTGAATAATTTATATCGACGTTTTGCGGGTCTTCGAGATAATTTGAATAAAGGTTAAGTGTGTTCTCGGCAGTCACGTTTGTCATAATGGCCAGTTTGTAATAAACGGAAGCGTAAAAACCAAGCTCGTAACGTATGCTTTTGCCTTCGTCAACACCAAAATAACTGCCGTCTACATAGGGTAGGCCTGTAAATCTATCGATTCCGGTCGTATAGGCACTGTCTACAAAAGTGAATTTTGAAGTTAATGGCGCAAAATTTATTTTAAGATTTTCGTCTTTTGTCCAGTAGATACCAGGACCAGTGGTAAGATATCCAGGAGACATAAATTTGGTTTGTTCAGTCCTTATTTGCTTTCCATTGGCATCTTGATCATAAATGTAACCAGTTGAAAATTGTGTTCTAAAATTTAGGAAGTATGAATAATACCATTGCCCAAATGCTTTTTTTCCAACGATAGAATTGAATTCTAAGCGGTCATCTGTTTTTTTTGTGAAGTCATCATTTTTGGT
This genomic interval carries:
- a CDS encoding DUF3078 domain-containing protein gives rise to the protein MRKLTLLLFILVNFTFLQAQNSEKELIQNTEKAVKKINDTIEGEGWKTKGTVSLLLNQSSFNNWIAGGEDSFSGTLGINYDFNYKKDNLTWDNKVLASYGLLQTKNDDFTKKTDDRLEFNSIVGKKAFGQWYYSYFLNFRTQFSTGYIYDQDANGKQIRTEQTKFMSPGYLTTGPGIYWTKDENLKINFAPLTSKFTFVDSAYTTGIDRFTGLPYVDGSYFGVDEGKSIRYELGFYASVYYKLAIMTNVTAENTLNLYSNYLEDPQNVDINYSLNVIMKINKFLSANLSFQAIYDDNAFAGLQTREVFGLGINFGF